In the genome of Arachis stenosperma cultivar V10309 chromosome 6, arast.V10309.gnm1.PFL2, whole genome shotgun sequence, the window ttgaggCAAGAAAAGAGAGGTGGAAGTGCAATAAGGCCAAGTTTCTTGTACTCATCAACTACTAATAGTGCttctcttcataatcatcatcatcaccaccaAGTTCCAATCAACACCTTTAATCTTCAATCTTcagatcatcatcatcaacaatgTTTTGAATCTGATGATAATCATCAAGTTCTTGTTGTGAAGACTGAAGCAATTAGCACCACcccacatcatcatcatcttcaaaCTCCAATTCTTCATCACAATAATAATATGCATCATCCCCACCATAGCCAGCAacaccatcatcatcaacaaGGAGGGAATTACAACCAAAGCTCCAATAATGGTGGTGGTGAAGTTGATGCCATCAAAGCCAAAATCATTGCTCATCCTCACTACTCTAATCTCTTAGAAGCTTACATGGATTGCCAAAAGGTAATTAATTACTTATCATttcatttaattattaatttattttatttattaaccattcttttttttttccaaaatagataaaatttttaattataagatGTTTTAAATCTAACATTATTTAATTCAATTACaattatttccttttttttatttcatatagttataaactaataattaatagCTAGTTTTTTTTATAGGAAAAAGGCTAAATTAAAGAATAGTTTATCTATAACAAATTAATTTGTAGGTTGGAGCTCCGCCGGAAGTGGTGGCGCGACTGGTGGCGGCGAGGCAGGAATTTGAGGCACGGCAACGATCTTCAGTTAGCTCAAGGGAAAGTTCCAATAAGGACCCAGAACTTGACCAATTCATGGTGTGGGgtcttctttttaaattaaattattatttatttttataaactaTTATTCTTTTTTGGGTGGGTTTTCTCTTTTGCTAAATTGGGCTTTCTAGATTTTAATTTTCACCTACTTGTTAATTAATGgtattgattgattgattgattcATGATTTGATTATGGAATAATAtagattattaattattatgtgaCCTTAGAGacactaataataataactttttttttatttacttattttttttaataggaAGCTTACTATGACATGCTTGTGAAGTATAGAGAGGAATTAACAAGGCCTATAGAAGAGGCTATGGATTTCATGAGAAGAATAGAAACACAGCTAAATATGCTTTGCAATGGACCCGTTAGGATCTTCCAAGGTATagtgtttattttaattaaattataaaacttTCTCTTTATAGGGTTGGTAATGATGAACAAGTGCCCTATTTCACTTTTCACCCCCTTCTCAATTTTTCACAATTTCTTCTAAAATTCAATGTCGGCAAAGACTATGAGTCCATACAGAAAACAAGAgttagaattaaaattattatttttggttacatttaaaatttaatttagggttttactttttaaacaattaaaactgaaaatttttgttgtattttaaaaaattatgcgttaaataaataaaagtctAACCAACCAAATACTCTCTTGTTAAATATAAAAGttgtccaattttttttaatatagataatctcaaatatattaatactagggtttttttaaacaaattttttattacaataacTGAATCTCACTCCAAAAAAAGCTCATTAATTCTGGCCTAGAATTTTTTCCCTCTAAAATAATGTTGGCACAAAATTTTGCGCATGGTTTCTGCAATTCTTGAAATTCGAAAACTCGAGGTGTTTCTGTACTGAGGCATGAAATTTTGACCAAAACATTTTTTACCAACCTTCTTCAAATCGTGGGGGATTATAGGGGACCCAGATAGAGAAGAAGATGCACAGAACCCTAATCACGAgcttataataatattataccattttaaaaattttttagggttatatatatatatatatcacttcGCCATTAATTTGAATCAAAGAAAGAAGGTAAGCACAgcatctttctttctttctttttttaaccCCATGATTTGACAAGTTAgtacaattttaatttaaattttgaacaCTTTATACACCTTGTTGGAAATATTGTCCACTCTTCACAATTCCATATGAAGTATGACCCTTTATTTatagtataataataataataataataattac includes:
- the LOC130932871 gene encoding homeotic protein knotted-1-like, translating into MEMEEYPNNNNNNLRQEKRGGSAIRPSFLYSSTTNSASLHNHHHHHQVPINTFNLQSSDHHHQQCFESDDNHQVLVVKTEAISTTPHHHHLQTPILHHNNNMHHPHHSQQHHHHQQGGNYNQSSNNGGGEVDAIKAKIIAHPHYSNLLEAYMDCQKVGAPPEVVARLVAARQEFEARQRSSVSSRESSNKDPELDQFMEAYYDMLVKYREELTRPIEEAMDFMRRIETQLNMLCNGPVRIFQDEKCEGEGGGSSEEEQENSGGDTEVAEIDPRAEDRELKNHLLRKYSGYLSSLKQELSKKKKKGKLPKEARQKLLNWWELHYKWPYPSESEKVALAESTGLDQKQINNWFINQRKRHWKPSEDMQFMVMDGLHAHQKATLYMDPHYLPDPHYRLAP